The following are encoded in a window of Prochlorococcus marinus CUG1417 genomic DNA:
- the clpS gene encoding ATP-dependent Clp protease adapter ClpS, which translates to MFNSLGTVLDPKKSNTKYPEARVIVLDDNFNTFQHVANCLLTIIPSMSEQRAWDLAIKVDKTGSAEVWRGNLEQAELYHEQLFSKGLTMAPVEKT; encoded by the coding sequence ATGTTTAATTCACTCGGCACAGTCTTAGATCCAAAAAAATCTAATACAAAATATCCAGAAGCAAGAGTTATAGTTCTTGATGACAATTTCAATACTTTTCAGCATGTCGCAAATTGTCTTCTAACAATAATCCCAAGCATGAGTGAACAAAGGGCATGGGATCTAGCCATCAAAGTTGACAAGACAGGATCTGCAGAAGTATGGAGAGGTAATCTTGAACAGGCAGAGCTATATCATGAGCAACTATTCAGCAAAGGATTAACTATGGCTCCAGTTGAGAAAACATAA
- the rpsR gene encoding 30S ribosomal protein S18, whose amino-acid sequence MPNSIFKKQLSPIKPGDPIDYKDVELLKKFITERGKILPRRMTGLTSKQQRDLTLAVKRARIVALLPFVNPEG is encoded by the coding sequence ATGCCTAATTCAATTTTCAAAAAGCAATTATCACCTATCAAACCTGGAGATCCTATTGACTATAAGGATGTAGAATTACTAAAAAAATTCATAACTGAGAGAGGAAAGATCCTACCAAGAAGGATGACAGGTTTAACCTCTAAGCAACAAAGAGATCTTACATTAGCTGTAAAGAGAGCCAGAATTGTAGCTCTTTTACCCTTCGTAAATCCCGAAGGATAG
- a CDS encoding fusion glycoprotein F0, protein MNQNINKYILSLIFTGFIFILLPSTAYANEFNSINKYFGVTQQKTVINYEKSQPSSIDNPVVDPNFNTMRSKDTESSTATYIVIGLLIAATIIPLATWWYFSK, encoded by the coding sequence ATGAACCAAAACATCAATAAATATATACTTTCCCTTATCTTTACTGGCTTTATTTTTATTCTTCTCCCTTCGACTGCTTACGCAAATGAATTTAATAGCATAAATAAATATTTTGGCGTTACTCAACAGAAGACTGTTATAAATTACGAAAAAAGTCAACCCTCATCTATCGACAACCCTGTAGTAGACCCAAATTTTAATACTATGAGATCAAAAGATACTGAGAGTTCAACTGCTACTTATATAGTTATAGGTTTGTTAATTGCTGCAACAATTATCCCTTTAGCAACATGGTGGTATTTCTCTAAATAA
- a CDS encoding ribonuclease catalytic domain-containing protein, producing MKDLTNLKTYIIDSDDPHEVDDAFSLEIKEGNKKNLWIHISNPCKLFFHDSNVDLNARKKNSSLYLIDQYVPMLPKDILEKANLAQNKVSETISAAIEFNDDGSINKYEITEAIIKPKYQLTYEDANEILEIEPKEEIELIEIKNLLEKSITFRKKQGAIIFESPNNKIKLYEDKIIITKLEKTISQIIVAESMILMGYVTSLFLDKYNLAAAFRIQKLNCNPSEILNRYNDSDIKYIILKQYMGRSYITTKPGIHESLGLKMYVQCTSPLRRYLDLIIQRQVYNKINNYEVLSKDSVTRIIDYSKNRQSENNNIFKNDKFKYLKLFFKNEKKPFYKIIFVKWINHKKNIALVFFPDYSLEILITLFVSIEIYSNKIYKVKYIINDSNLLEFIY from the coding sequence TTGAAAGATTTAACTAATTTAAAAACATATATTATTGACTCTGATGATCCACATGAGGTTGATGACGCTTTTTCATTAGAAATTAAAGAAGGAAATAAAAAAAATTTATGGATACATATTAGTAATCCATGCAAACTCTTTTTTCATGACTCTAATGTTGATTTAAATGCAAGAAAGAAAAATAGCAGTTTATATTTAATTGATCAATATGTCCCAATGCTACCTAAAGATATTCTTGAAAAGGCAAATCTAGCTCAAAATAAAGTTTCAGAAACAATTAGTGCAGCAATAGAATTCAATGACGATGGATCAATAAATAAATATGAAATAACTGAAGCTATAATAAAACCAAAATATCAATTAACATATGAAGATGCAAATGAAATATTAGAAATAGAACCTAAAGAAGAAATAGAATTAATTGAGATTAAAAATTTATTAGAAAAAAGTATTACATTCAGAAAGAAACAAGGAGCAATTATTTTTGAAAGTCCTAATAATAAAATTAAATTATATGAGGATAAGATTATAATAACTAAATTAGAGAAAACAATCTCACAAATTATAGTTGCAGAATCAATGATATTAATGGGTTATGTAACAAGTTTATTTTTAGATAAATATAATTTAGCAGCTGCATTTAGGATTCAAAAATTAAACTGCAATCCATCTGAAATACTTAATAGATACAATGATAGTGATATTAAATATATAATATTAAAACAATATATGGGAAGAAGTTACATAACTACTAAACCAGGAATTCATGAATCATTAGGTCTTAAAATGTATGTACAATGTACTTCCCCATTGAGAAGATATCTTGATTTAATTATACAAAGGCAAGTCTATAATAAAATTAATAATTACGAAGTTCTAAGTAAAGATTCAGTCACTAGGATAATTGATTATTCAAAGAATAGACAATCAGAGAATAATAATATATTTAAAAATGATAAATTTAAGTATTTAAAATTATTTTTTAAGAATGAAAAAAAACCTTTTTATAAAATAATATTCGTTAAGTGGATTAATCATAAAAAAAATATAGCTCTGGTTTTTTTTCCAGATTATTCTCTAGAAATACTTATTACTCTTTTTGTATCAATAGAAATTTATAGTAATAAAATATATAAAGTTAAATATATTATAAATGATAGTAATCTTTTAGAGTTTATTTATTAA
- the lptC gene encoding LPS export ABC transporter periplasmic protein LptC produces the protein MSNIYRLIIFVQLFMFGCAPNVIDENKVIQKINSLDMNIFSKKGVKLYSIASPNSSYDKIELKLKLKKPTINIFNGEVTKYIISSEESILSDNNKILKLIGNVKLKTLRKDEDTLYADNFVWNIDETNYLLEGNIKFENQNIILNSGKAILGSDNIIEFFNPVKYIIKDANNNNKYEINSENAFYNLNTDSVSFEAKDKRVKSIIYF, from the coding sequence ATGAGCAACATTTATAGATTAATAATTTTCGTTCAATTATTTATGTTTGGTTGCGCCCCAAATGTAATTGATGAAAATAAAGTAATACAAAAAATAAACAGTTTAGATATGAATATTTTCTCTAAAAAAGGAGTTAAATTATATTCTATTGCCAGCCCAAATTCTAGTTATGACAAAATTGAATTAAAGTTAAAATTAAAAAAACCTACCATAAATATTTTTAATGGAGAAGTAACGAAATACATTATTAGTTCAGAAGAATCTATATTATCAGACAATAATAAAATCCTTAAATTGATTGGGAATGTTAAATTAAAGACTCTTAGAAAAGATGAAGATACCTTATATGCTGATAATTTTGTTTGGAATATAGATGAGACTAACTATCTATTAGAAGGTAATATAAAATTTGAAAATCAAAATATAATCTTAAATTCAGGAAAAGCGATATTGGGTTCAGACAACATAATTGAATTTTTTAATCCAGTAAAATATATAATTAAAGATGCAAATAACAATAATAAATATGAAATAAATTCAGAAAATGCTTTTTATAATCTTAATACTGATTCAGTAAGTTTTGAAGCAAAAGATAAAAGAGTTAAATCGATAATTTATTTTTAA
- a CDS encoding methionine--tRNA ligase has product MTFVITTPLYYVNDKPHLGSVYTTIICDSIARYKRLAGEDVIFITGVDEHGLKIQRTANEKGIEPKSHCDEISEVFNNNWKNWNISFDKFIRTSSKNHEFVVNEFYERVKASDDIYMGVQKGWYCVGCEEFKDNPENSSTYKCPIHQKNLEWKNEENLFFRLSKYQKEIEKIINEPSFIEPIERKNEIINFVSRGLKDFSISRTNVSWGIPVPGHDKHTFYVWFDALLGYVSAINSDAAEYSLEKSINEGWPADVHLIGKDILRFHAVYWPAMLISANMKVPKKVFGHGFLTREGQKMGKSLGNVLDPDLLLSKYGNDPVRWYLIKDISLGNDGDFQDKRFVDIINNDLANTIGNLLNRTSSMSRKWFDNKVPNIEKILSENKLENYAKIAVENYIYNFDIYKLDLAANEVLGLAINTNLYLNDNQPWLLIKEKDNLPLVKEIIYNVLESTRIIGLLLLPLLPELSTKINEQLGSIYREEIPWKQQLSWGLLVSNSSLPKPTPIINKLEYEQHL; this is encoded by the coding sequence ATGACTTTTGTCATTACTACACCTTTATACTATGTTAATGATAAACCTCATTTAGGAAGTGTATATACAACAATAATTTGTGACTCAATAGCTAGGTATAAAAGGCTTGCAGGTGAAGATGTTATTTTCATCACTGGTGTTGATGAACATGGTTTAAAAATACAAAGAACAGCTAATGAAAAGGGTATTGAACCAAAATCACATTGTGATGAAATCTCAGAAGTCTTTAATAATAATTGGAAAAATTGGAATATATCATTTGATAAATTTATAAGAACAAGCTCAAAAAATCATGAATTTGTTGTTAATGAATTTTATGAAAGAGTAAAAGCATCAGATGATATCTATATGGGAGTTCAAAAAGGTTGGTATTGTGTCGGTTGTGAAGAATTTAAAGATAATCCAGAAAACTCATCAACATACAAGTGTCCAATACATCAAAAAAATCTAGAATGGAAAAATGAAGAGAATCTCTTTTTTAGGCTTTCAAAATATCAAAAAGAAATTGAGAAAATAATCAACGAACCTTCTTTTATAGAGCCAATAGAAAGAAAGAATGAAATTATAAATTTTGTATCTAGAGGTCTAAAGGATTTTTCAATTTCAAGAACAAATGTCTCATGGGGTATTCCTGTCCCAGGTCACGATAAACATACCTTTTATGTATGGTTTGATGCATTGCTTGGATATGTAAGTGCCATTAATTCTGATGCAGCAGAATATTCTTTGGAAAAATCAATTAATGAAGGATGGCCAGCTGATGTTCATTTAATTGGTAAAGATATACTGAGATTCCATGCTGTATATTGGCCAGCAATGCTTATTTCTGCAAATATGAAAGTTCCTAAAAAAGTTTTTGGGCATGGGTTTCTGACAAGAGAAGGGCAAAAAATGGGTAAAAGCTTGGGAAATGTCCTCGACCCTGATTTATTACTTTCAAAATATGGAAATGATCCTGTAAGGTGGTACCTCATCAAAGACATATCTCTAGGAAATGATGGAGATTTTCAAGATAAAAGATTTGTTGATATCATCAATAATGACTTAGCTAATACAATTGGAAATTTATTAAATAGAACATCGTCTATGTCTAGAAAGTGGTTTGATAATAAAGTGCCTAATATTGAAAAAATTTTAAGTGAAAATAAATTAGAGAATTATGCCAAAATTGCTGTTGAAAATTATATTTATAACTTTGATATTTACAAATTAGATTTAGCAGCTAATGAAGTGCTTGGCCTAGCAATTAATACAAATTTGTATTTAAACGATAATCAGCCATGGCTACTAATAAAAGAGAAAGACAATTTACCTCTAGTTAAAGAAATTATTTATAACGTTTTAGAAAGTACTCGAATAATAGGTTTATTATTACTACCTTTATTGCCAGAATTATCTACAAAAATTAATGAACAACTTGGTTCTATATACAGAGAAGAAATTCCTTGGAAACAACAATTAAGTTGGGGATTATTAGTTAGTAACTCAAGTCTTCCTAAACCCACTCCTATTATAAATAAACTGGAGTATGAGCAACATTTATAG
- a CDS encoding cofactor assembly of complex C subunit B, with translation MGFNGKSLISVGVILFIFQIANFISIETITPELERAQVLAAIASLIIILIGFLFKQFQPIAGEKAVLKGENKFLFDRNMPDEVIDELAWGSEAILTSTAAAAILIHNDGVNILRRGITSSNDFKPGETCLRSIKDMKLISLANTKFYPGRDEFFNFCAEIPSILVVPINNKAFILIGGWSAKCFTKSDEKWINNWSKKINNIFSKNKI, from the coding sequence ATGGGATTCAATGGGAAATCATTAATATCAGTCGGTGTAATACTCTTTATTTTTCAGATAGCAAATTTCATTTCAATAGAAACAATCACTCCTGAGCTTGAACGAGCACAAGTGTTAGCCGCAATAGCTTCGTTAATTATTATTTTGATAGGTTTTTTATTTAAACAATTTCAACCCATAGCTGGTGAGAAGGCTGTTTTAAAAGGAGAAAATAAGTTTCTCTTCGATAGAAACATGCCGGATGAAGTTATTGATGAACTTGCATGGGGTTCTGAAGCGATATTAACTTCTACAGCAGCAGCAGCAATATTAATCCATAATGATGGCGTAAATATATTGAGAAGGGGGATCACTTCAAGTAATGATTTTAAACCAGGAGAAACTTGTCTGAGATCTATAAAAGATATGAAATTAATATCATTAGCAAACACTAAATTTTATCCTGGAAGAGATGAATTTTTTAATTTTTGTGCCGAAATTCCGTCTATCTTAGTTGTACCAATAAATAATAAGGCTTTTATATTAATTGGAGGCTGGAGTGCTAAATGTTTTACTAAGTCGGATGAAAAATGGATAAATAACTGGTCGAAAAAAATTAATAATATTTTTTCAAAAAATAAAATTTAA
- the pheT gene encoding phenylalanine--tRNA ligase subunit beta: MKVSQNWLKNLVEITSTPEDLSEKLSIGGFEVESLEDCSENVNGVVLGKVLSVLKHEGSDKLSICQVDIGNSKNLQIICGARNIKPNIYVYVATVGAKLNAVDLTIKRSEIRGVMSEGMICSLQEMGLEDSSEGIEIINQDLALKHKLGTPGADLLQLNDFIYDLAITANRPDGMSVMGIAREISALLETTLNFPELNHKYNIHLLKGIKLCPEAIESNCIYTISCVDGVNGEKLSPNWLKDRIEKSGIKSINLLVDLTNYILLEQGQPLHAFDKDKLSNLIGKEVSPEDFSVRKGKDNESLICLDGKEYDLNDNITVITCCDKPVAIAGVIGGLETSVTNTTSSIYLEGAVFNPVTIRKSSKAVGIRTESSSRYEKGISSKNTISAVTRAINLLEEYFSIDSPIINTSNLINNEDVFIKLRRNRIHKILGPLIINDQFEKRNLSDNEIVDKLTLIGCTLKNKEYGWDVVVIPNRSHDLIREIDLIEEIARLIGYDRFDLNLPNPIKPGKLSSEQLALRKVKNGFIENGFNEVLSYSLVPDDNEKLIKISNPLLLETSCLRDNIWKEHLEIVNRNIKAGQASCYIFEIGNVFQKKTEFIQEEVLNGAIYGNRKFGKWINSGKDNDLNYYQARGKLKEALSSLNIKIEDKPSDSIDFLHPGRTAKLFIEGKDVGFFGEIHPKLILEKKSLKKVYLFKINVSNLLGASTRKNKWIPIYKQYPIVPKIERDINFVFSKKYLISEITSQIRKTGKNLLEDVNLIDVFEDNKFGDDHISYTFRLSYRDKDKTLLDSDITSIHSNIISNLEKCFNTKLRN; this comes from the coding sequence ATGAAAGTTTCTCAAAATTGGTTGAAAAATTTAGTAGAAATTACCTCTACTCCTGAAGATCTCTCTGAGAAATTGTCTATTGGTGGGTTTGAGGTTGAATCATTAGAAGATTGTTCAGAAAATGTAAATGGTGTTGTTTTAGGTAAGGTATTATCTGTTTTAAAACACGAAGGATCTGATAAACTTTCAATTTGCCAAGTCGATATTGGTAATTCAAAGAATTTACAAATTATCTGTGGTGCGCGCAATATTAAACCAAATATTTATGTTTATGTTGCTACTGTAGGCGCGAAATTAAATGCAGTTGATTTAACTATAAAAAGAAGTGAAATTAGAGGTGTCATGAGTGAAGGAATGATATGTTCATTGCAGGAAATGGGTTTAGAGGACTCTAGCGAAGGGATTGAGATCATTAATCAAGATTTAGCCTTAAAACATAAATTGGGCACTCCGGGAGCTGATTTGCTTCAATTAAATGATTTTATATATGATTTAGCTATTACAGCTAATAGACCTGACGGAATGTCCGTTATGGGTATAGCCCGTGAAATTTCTGCCCTTTTAGAAACCACTTTAAATTTTCCAGAATTAAACCATAAATACAATATTCATTTACTTAAGGGAATTAAACTTTGTCCAGAGGCAATTGAATCTAATTGCATTTATACAATAAGCTGCGTTGATGGAGTAAATGGAGAGAAATTATCGCCAAATTGGCTTAAAGACCGTATAGAAAAATCAGGTATAAAATCTATTAATCTTTTAGTTGATTTGACAAATTATATTCTTTTAGAACAAGGTCAACCTTTGCATGCGTTTGATAAAGATAAACTATCAAACTTAATTGGTAAGGAAGTTTCCCCAGAAGATTTCTCTGTAAGAAAAGGTAAGGACAACGAAAGCCTTATCTGCTTAGATGGTAAAGAATATGACTTAAATGACAATATCACAGTTATTACTTGTTGTGATAAACCAGTAGCTATTGCAGGGGTGATAGGCGGTTTAGAGACTTCTGTGACTAATACTACCTCATCTATTTACCTTGAAGGCGCTGTTTTTAATCCAGTTACTATAAGAAAATCTTCAAAGGCTGTTGGCATAAGAACAGAATCCAGCAGCAGGTATGAAAAAGGGATTTCATCAAAAAATACAATAAGTGCAGTAACAAGGGCAATTAATCTTTTAGAAGAATATTTTTCTATTGATTCACCAATCATCAATACTTCCAATTTAATAAATAATGAGGATGTATTTATTAAACTACGGAGAAATCGAATACATAAAATTCTTGGTCCATTAATAATTAACGATCAATTTGAAAAAAGAAATTTATCTGATAATGAAATAGTGGATAAATTAACACTCATAGGTTGTACTTTAAAGAATAAAGAATATGGCTGGGATGTTGTAGTAATTCCTAATAGATCACATGATTTAATAAGAGAAATAGATTTAATTGAAGAAATAGCGAGATTAATAGGGTATGACAGATTCGACTTAAACCTTCCTAATCCAATTAAGCCTGGAAAATTGTCATCAGAACAGTTGGCATTGAGAAAAGTAAAAAATGGTTTTATAGAAAATGGTTTTAATGAGGTACTAAGCTACTCTCTTGTTCCTGATGATAATGAAAAACTTATAAAGATTTCTAATCCTTTGCTATTAGAAACGAGCTGTCTTAGAGATAATATCTGGAAAGAACATTTGGAGATAGTGAACCGTAATATAAAAGCTGGACAAGCAAGTTGTTATATATTTGAAATTGGAAATGTTTTTCAAAAGAAAACTGAGTTTATTCAAGAAGAAGTTTTGAATGGCGCGATTTATGGAAATAGAAAATTTGGAAAATGGATAAATTCGGGTAAGGATAATGATCTTAATTATTACCAGGCCAGAGGAAAGTTAAAGGAGGCTTTATCATCATTGAACATAAAAATTGAGGATAAACCTTCTGATTCAATTGATTTTCTTCATCCAGGAAGAACAGCGAAACTTTTTATTGAAGGGAAAGATGTAGGTTTTTTTGGTGAAATACATCCCAAATTAATATTAGAAAAGAAGTCATTAAAAAAAGTTTATTTATTTAAAATAAATGTATCTAACCTTTTGGGAGCAAGTACAAGAAAAAATAAATGGATTCCAATATATAAGCAATACCCAATTGTTCCGAAAATTGAAAGGGATATAAATTTTGTATTCAGTAAGAAATATTTAATTAGTGAAATAACATCACAGATAAGAAAAACAGGAAAAAATCTCTTGGAGGATGTAAATTTAATAGATGTTTTTGAAGATAATAAATTTGGAGATGATCATATAAGTTATACATTTAGATTATCTTATAGAGATAAAGATAAAACATTGCTGGACTCTGACATCACATCAATACATTCAAATATCATTTCTAATCTTGAAAAATGTTTTAATACTAAGTTAAGAAATTAA
- a CDS encoding tRNA (cytidine(34)-2'-O)-methyltransferase, producing MEVALFEPRIPQNTGNIARSCAAFNIPLNLIEPLGFKLEDKYLKRAGLDYWPLVTVNKYKNFEKFLTSKSTKRIISFSKKNGLYLRDFKFKQDDILLFGREDAGLPDSIIDKSDFLISIFMPNIQTGNNDQKGVRSLNLSVACGIGIYEAHKQINFQNGN from the coding sequence TTGGAAGTCGCTCTTTTTGAACCTAGAATCCCACAAAATACTGGTAATATTGCCAGATCATGTGCTGCATTTAATATACCTTTAAATCTTATAGAGCCCCTGGGTTTTAAGCTAGAAGATAAATATTTAAAAAGAGCAGGATTAGACTATTGGCCTCTAGTTACTGTTAATAAATATAAGAATTTTGAAAAATTTTTAACGTCAAAATCAACAAAAAGAATAATTTCTTTTAGTAAAAAAAATGGATTATATTTGAGGGATTTTAAATTTAAGCAAGATGATATTTTACTATTTGGGAGAGAAGATGCAGGATTACCGGATTCCATTATTGATAAAAGCGACTTTTTAATATCAATATTTATGCCAAATATACAGACTGGAAACAATGATCAAAAAGGTGTTAGAAGTCTAAACCTTTCTGTAGCATGCGGAATTGGTATATATGAGGCACACAAACAAATAAATTTTCAAAATGGTAATTAA
- a CDS encoding DUF1651 domain-containing protein has product MTENFWLINSNRSRVKKFSKNNQNKDKFFEYMFIDSGRILGVLGKEPPLMTTREELKVDKARDEWRKLISQGWRRTKPVWEDY; this is encoded by the coding sequence TTGACAGAAAATTTTTGGCTTATAAATTCGAATCGTTCAAGGGTTAAAAAGTTTTCAAAGAATAATCAAAATAAAGATAAATTTTTTGAATATATGTTTATTGACTCTGGAAGAATTCTTGGTGTTTTAGGAAAAGAACCACCTCTTATGACAACAAGAGAAGAACTTAAAGTTGATAAAGCTAGAGATGAATGGAGAAAGTTAATCTCTCAAGGTTGGAGGAGAACAAAACCAGTTTGGGAAGACTATTAG
- the rpmG gene encoding 50S ribosomal protein L33, translating into MAKKGTRVVVTLECTEARTSTDPKRSNGVSRYTTEKNRRNTTERLELKKFNPHLNRMTIHKEIK; encoded by the coding sequence ATGGCAAAAAAAGGGACAAGAGTTGTAGTGACCCTGGAATGTACTGAAGCTAGGACAAGCACAGATCCTAAAAGATCAAATGGTGTCTCAAGATATACTACTGAAAAGAATCGAAGAAATACAACTGAAAGATTAGAACTAAAAAAGTTTAATCCTCATTTAAACAGAATGACGATTCACAAAGAAATTAAGTAA
- a CDS encoding bifunctional adenosylcobinamide kinase/adenosylcobinamide-phosphate guanylyltransferase codes for MNPKDLSISEYSSYIVFITGGTKSGKSEFAEHLAKEVKNLSYVALSENNLDDKEWQDKINLHRKRRPKDWKLIETTDILNTLRKEEGPLLIDSIGGFVMKSIGKEQNEWSTKMNSLISLLMKRKSITIIVGEQVGWSLVSEYKIGNTYIERIGELQKRITKISKDNWLAINGRAIKIDEISIEIPT; via the coding sequence ATGAATCCCAAGGATTTAAGTATTAGTGAATATTCATCTTATATAGTTTTTATTACAGGGGGTACAAAGAGTGGCAAAAGTGAATTCGCGGAGCATCTTGCAAAGGAGGTAAAAAATTTATCATATGTTGCCTTATCTGAAAACAATTTGGATGATAAAGAATGGCAAGATAAAATTAATTTGCATCGAAAAAGAAGGCCAAAAGACTGGAAATTAATAGAAACGACAGATATATTAAATACATTAAGGAAAGAAGAAGGTCCATTATTAATAGATTCTATTGGCGGATTCGTTATGAAAAGTATTGGCAAGGAACAAAATGAATGGTCAACAAAAATGAATTCACTTATAAGTCTCTTAATGAAAAGAAAAAGCATTACAATTATTGTTGGAGAACAAGTAGGTTGGAGTTTGGTCTCTGAATATAAAATTGGTAATACATATATTGAAAGGATCGGCGAACTTCAAAAGAGAATAACCAAAATATCAAAAGATAATTGGCTGGCTATAAACGGCAGAGCAATCAAAATAGATGAAATAAGTATTGAAATACCTACTTAA